A DNA window from Bos javanicus breed banteng chromosome 10, ARS-OSU_banteng_1.0, whole genome shotgun sequence contains the following coding sequences:
- the GCNT4 gene encoding beta-1,3-galactosyl-O-glycosyl-glycoprotein beta-1,6-N-acetylglucosaminyltransferase 4 — translation MKTFKCCFKYHLQQKVFILFLTLWLLSLLKLLNVKRFLFPERGIYLVEYSLSTSPFVRNRYTHIKNEIGYEINCSGVYEQEPLEIGKSLEIRRRTIIDLDDDDVVAITSDCEIYQALRSYDEKLVSEEEKSFPIAYSLVVHKDAIMVERLILAIYNQHNIYCIHYDQKSSDTFKVAMNNLAKCFSNIFIASKLETVQYAHISRLQADLNCLSDLLKSSVQWKYVINLCGQDFPLKSNFELVSELKKLNGSNMLETVKPPSTKTERFTYHHELKQAPYEYVKLPMRTNISKEAPPHNIEIFVGSAYFVLSRAFVKYIFNNSFVKDFFAWSKDTYSPDEHFWATLIRVPGIPGEISKTAQDVSDLQSKTRLVKWNYLEGLFYPSCTGSHLRSVCIYGAAELRWLMKYGHWFANKFDSKVDPVLIKCLAEKLEEQQRKWITLSSAKLFMAKPSVTTS, via the coding sequence ATGAAGACATTCAAATGTTGTTTTAAGTATCACCTACAACAGAAAGTTTTCATCCTGTTTCTAACCCTATGGCTGCTCTCATTGTTGAAGCTCCTAAATGTTAAACGATTCCTCTTCCCTGAACGGGGCATTTACTTGGTTGAGTACTCTCTAAGTACCTCGCCTTTTGTAAGGAACAGATACACCCATATCAAGAATGAAATCGGATATGAGATTAACTGTTCGGGTGTCTATGAACAGGAGCCTTTGGAAATTGGCAAGAGTCTGGAAATAAGAAGAAGAACCATCATCGACTTGGATGATGATGATGTTGTGGCAATCACCAGTGATTGTGAGATTTATCAGGCCCTCCGAAGCTACGATGAAAAGCTTGTTTCAGAGGAGGAGAAGAGCTTCCCAATAGCCTATTCTTTGGTTGTTCACAAAGATGCAATTATGGTTGAAAGGCTAATCCTTGCCATATACAACCAGCACAATATTTATTGCATCCATTATGACCAAAAATCATCGGATACCTTCAAAGTTGCCATGAACAACTTAGCTAAGTGCTTCTCCAATATTTTCATTGCTTCCAAATTAGAGACTGTGCAGTACGCACACATTTCCAGACTCCAGGCTGATTTAAATTGCCTGTCAGACCTCCTCAAGTCTTCAGTTCAGTGGAAATATGTTATCAACCTGTGTGGGCAGGATTTTCCTTTGAAGTCAAACTTCGAATTAGTGTCAGAGTTGAAGAAACTCAATGGATCAAATATGTTAGAGACAGTGAAACCCCCTAGCACTAAGACGGAAAGATTCACTTATCACCATGAGCTCAAACAGGCACCTTATGAATATGTGAAACTACCGATGAGGACGAACATTTCCAAGGAGGCCCCCCCTCATAACATCGAGATATTTGTTGGCAGTGCTTATTTTGTGTTAAGTCGAgcatttgttaaatatattttcaacaacTCCTTTGTTAAAGACTTTTTTGCCTGGTCTAAAGATACATACTCACCTGATGAGCACTTCTGGGCTACCTTAATTCGGGTACCAGGAATCCCTGGGGAGATTTCTAAGACAGCCCAGGATGTGTCTGACCTGCAGAGTAAGACCCGCCTGGTCAAGTGGAATTATCTAGAAGGCCTTTTCTATCCCAGTTGTACTGGCTCTCACCTCCGAAGTGTGTGTATCTATGGAGCAGCGGAACTAAGGTGGCTTATGAAATATGGACATTGGTTTGCTAATAAATTTGATTCTAAGGTGGACCCCGTCTTGATTAAATGCTTGGCAGAAAAGCTTGAAGAACAGCAGAGAAAGTGGATCACACTGTCTTCAGCAAAGTTATTTATGGCTAAACCTTCCGTAACCACCTCATGA